A genomic segment from Paenibacillus sp. FSL K6-1096 encodes:
- the serS gene encoding serine--tRNA ligase, which produces MLDMNWIRENEELVRKTAEWKRLEFPLAELLAWDDRRREARRATEQRRAERNALTKEVERLLRQGDAAGGERAKEQVREMAGELARLETGLAEAEQRCRELLLLAPNPVSADTPIGPDEGANVELRRHGAPPVFGFRARDHVELGELHDMIDIPRGVKAGGPRSYVLKGAGLLLHLAVQRLALDVLIQRGFTAMDVPVIVRPEALERTGFFPGGRDQTYELTGENRWLAGTSEVSLVSLYSDEILELDQPLRLAGMSACFRREVGSAGRDVRGLYRVHQFSKIEQVVMCKNDPAESEQMLQEILGNAEHILELLELPYRVMAVCSGDMSMKTHKQYDIETWMPGREAYGETHSASNLLDFQARRSGIRYRDENGRLQYCHTLNNTAVATPRILIPLLENHQQEDGSIYIPQALRPYMGGAERIELN; this is translated from the coding sequence ATGCTGGATATGAATTGGATCAGGGAGAATGAGGAGCTTGTACGGAAGACGGCCGAATGGAAAAGACTGGAGTTCCCGCTGGCGGAGCTCCTGGCATGGGATGACCGGCGGCGCGAGGCACGCCGGGCTACTGAGCAGCGGCGCGCGGAGCGCAACGCGCTGACCAAGGAGGTGGAGCGCCTGCTGCGCCAGGGCGACGCCGCAGGCGGCGAACGGGCGAAGGAGCAGGTGCGGGAGATGGCCGGCGAGCTGGCGAGGCTGGAGACGGGGCTGGCGGAGGCAGAGCAGCGCTGCCGCGAGCTGTTGCTGCTCGCGCCGAATCCCGTGTCGGCGGATACGCCGATCGGACCGGATGAGGGCGCGAATGTGGAGCTGCGGCGGCATGGCGCGCCGCCGGTCTTTGGGTTCCGCGCGCGGGACCATGTCGAGCTCGGAGAGCTGCACGACATGATTGACATTCCGCGCGGCGTCAAGGCCGGCGGGCCCCGCAGCTATGTGCTGAAGGGGGCCGGGCTGCTTCTGCACCTCGCCGTGCAGCGGCTGGCGCTGGATGTGCTGATCCAGCGCGGCTTCACCGCGATGGACGTGCCCGTGATCGTCCGCCCGGAGGCGCTGGAGCGGACCGGCTTCTTCCCCGGCGGCCGGGATCAGACCTACGAGTTGACAGGCGAGAACCGCTGGCTGGCCGGGACCTCGGAGGTGTCGCTGGTCTCGCTGTACAGCGATGAGATTCTGGAGCTGGACCAGCCGCTGCGGCTGGCCGGGATGTCGGCCTGCTTCCGCCGCGAGGTCGGCTCGGCCGGCCGCGATGTACGCGGGCTGTACCGGGTCCACCAGTTCTCGAAGATCGAACAGGTGGTCATGTGCAAGAACGATCCGGCTGAATCGGAGCAGATGCTCCAGGAGATTCTCGGCAATGCCGAGCATATTCTGGAGCTGCTGGAGCTGCCTTACCGGGTCATGGCTGTGTGCAGCGGCGACATGTCGATGAAGACACACAAGCAATATGACATTGAGACCTGGATGCCCGGCAGGGAGGCCTATGGCGAGACGCATTCGGCTTCCAACCTGCTCGACTTCCAGGCCCGCCGTTCAGGCATCCGCTACCGCGATGAGAACGGCCGGCTCCAGTACTGCCACACCTTGAACAACACAGCCGTCGCCACGCCACGCATTCTGATTCCCCTGCTGGAGAACCATCAGCAGGAGGACGGGTCGATCTATATCCCGCAGGCGCTGCGGCCGTATATGGGCGGCGCGGAGCGGATTGAACTTAATTGA